One Niallia circulans DNA segment encodes these proteins:
- a CDS encoding LacI family DNA-binding transcriptional regulator, producing MKIDDIAKLAGVSKSAVSLAFNNKPGISQQTKEHILHTAAMHGYTPRSVKKRNETPLKKNHIIRFVACKNTDVITDQYESQPFFSELLNHLTDIVRETGYTLAISSIDIHDLANELLQLETDQESAGILLLGTDLPFEKIEEIKSIHHNIIVLDTLFEASNMSFVSINNFLGGFQAGEFLYRLGHRKIGFIKSNTRIYNFSKREAGFLHSLERNGLSLNGTYVFEVQPMQVLAQESLKQSIASLKSLPSAFFCENDYMAISTIKSLHELGIKVPEQISVLGFDNIYEANIISPELTTVQVRKDILAKLAIEKLVNNMANQIHEATQSLVNTEIIERNSCIAYTASN from the coding sequence TTGAAAATCGATGATATCGCAAAATTAGCCGGTGTTTCTAAATCAGCCGTTTCATTGGCATTTAATAATAAACCTGGTATCAGTCAACAAACGAAGGAGCATATCTTACATACAGCAGCAATGCATGGCTACACACCAAGATCAGTAAAAAAAAGAAACGAAACTCCTTTAAAGAAAAACCATATTATTCGTTTTGTCGCTTGTAAAAACACTGATGTAATAACAGACCAATACGAGTCCCAACCGTTTTTTAGTGAACTACTGAATCATTTGACTGATATTGTTAGAGAAACTGGATACACACTCGCCATTTCCTCCATTGATATACATGATCTTGCAAACGAATTATTACAGTTAGAGACAGACCAAGAATCAGCAGGAATTCTTTTGCTGGGTACAGATTTGCCTTTTGAGAAAATCGAAGAAATAAAATCAATACATCATAATATTATTGTATTGGATACATTATTTGAAGCCTCAAACATGAGCTTTGTATCCATTAATAATTTTCTTGGTGGATTTCAGGCTGGTGAATTTTTGTACAGGCTAGGCCACAGAAAAATAGGTTTTATTAAATCAAATACTCGAATTTATAATTTTTCCAAAAGAGAAGCTGGCTTCCTCCATTCATTAGAAAGAAATGGTCTTAGTTTAAATGGTACATATGTATTTGAAGTTCAACCAATGCAGGTTTTAGCTCAAGAATCATTAAAGCAATCCATAGCAAGCCTTAAAAGTCTTCCTTCTGCCTTTTTTTGTGAAAATGACTATATGGCGATAAGTACAATTAAATCACTTCATGAGCTTGGTATTAAAGTTCCTGAGCAGATTTCCGTATTAGGCTTTGACAATATATATGAAGCAAATATTATTAGCCCTGAATTAACAACTGTTCAAGTAAGAAAAGATATATTGGCAAAATTAGCGATCGAAAAGCTTGTAAATAACATGGCAAACCAAATACATGAAGCAACACAAAGCCTTGTTAATACAGAAATTATTGAACGTAATTCTTGCATAGCTTATACTGCTTCCAATTGA
- a CDS encoding ATPase domain-containing protein, with protein sequence MNKKTKVATGISGLDEILFGGLPKGSITLVQGAPGTGKTTLGLQFLVEGARQFDESGIYITFEELPEQLYHDASSFGWDLRELESKNKLRVICLEPDVLLEQITSTNGLIEAVIKEIDCKRLVIDSISLYKVLNKEIDARNKVYTLRNVLRKFAITTFFISEAIGIDNPLESNSFENYLSDGVIHLSLCPYMEKYRKRTIEVLKMRGTKIHEGEHRYKFLENGIHIIPALSMAEDKSIISQSDTVISTGIDSLDEILHGGLPRGSVFTIDTNSKANYRYIITSLLAKRLEVGDKVITMMTNISTIEIIAHSMKEYDINLKDAINNKNAYFVELFKRDIPDDFKDGVVHISDVSETGFQNELREKFSEIIKNNLNSGGNWFVYYDLNILVNLLGKEFTQRFFAEEALRCRMNGITMLAHCNFAELSPETASVFERASNGIIRTWVDGNYQMLQVTKSPTGRMSAPLIIENIASRPYIRMV encoded by the coding sequence TTGAACAAAAAAACTAAGGTTGCTACAGGGATTAGTGGCTTAGATGAAATATTATTTGGAGGTTTGCCTAAAGGATCAATAACTTTAGTTCAAGGTGCGCCTGGAACTGGAAAGACTACATTAGGACTTCAATTTTTAGTGGAAGGTGCTAGACAGTTCGATGAATCTGGAATTTATATAACTTTTGAAGAATTGCCAGAACAGTTATATCATGATGCATCTTCCTTTGGCTGGGATTTAAGGGAATTAGAATCAAAAAACAAGCTGCGAGTCATTTGCCTAGAGCCTGATGTTTTATTAGAACAAATTACTAGTACAAATGGTTTGATTGAGGCAGTAATTAAAGAAATTGACTGTAAAAGACTTGTTATAGACAGTATAAGCTTATACAAAGTACTTAATAAAGAGATTGATGCTCGCAATAAAGTATATACGTTAAGAAATGTCCTACGGAAATTCGCAATCACAACATTCTTTATCAGTGAAGCAATTGGAATTGATAACCCTCTTGAAAGTAACTCCTTTGAAAATTATCTTAGTGATGGAGTAATTCACTTATCACTATGTCCATATATGGAAAAGTACCGCAAAAGAACGATTGAAGTATTAAAAATGCGAGGCACGAAAATACATGAAGGGGAACATCGTTATAAGTTCCTTGAGAATGGGATTCACATTATTCCTGCTCTTTCTATGGCAGAGGATAAGTCGATTATTTCACAATCTGACACAGTTATATCTACAGGAATAGATTCCTTAGACGAAATTCTTCACGGTGGACTGCCAAGAGGCAGTGTGTTTACAATCGATACAAACAGTAAAGCAAATTATCGCTACATTATTACCTCTTTATTAGCTAAACGACTTGAGGTTGGAGATAAGGTTATCACAATGATGACAAATATTTCCACGATAGAGATAATTGCTCATTCAATGAAGGAATATGACATTAATTTAAAAGATGCCATTAACAATAAAAATGCCTATTTTGTTGAGCTGTTTAAACGGGACATTCCAGATGATTTTAAAGATGGAGTGGTTCATATAAGTGATGTTAGCGAAACCGGGTTTCAAAATGAACTTAGAGAAAAATTTAGCGAAATTATCAAAAATAATCTAAATAGTGGTGGAAATTGGTTTGTTTATTATGATTTGAATATTTTAGTTAATTTGCTTGGCAAAGAATTTACACAAAGATTTTTCGCGGAGGAAGCATTGCGTTGCAGGATGAATGGAATAACGATGCTTGCACATTGTAACTTTGCTGAATTGAGTCCAGAAACTGCTTCTGTATTTGAACGGGCAAGTAATGGAATTATTCGTACTTGGGTAGATGGGAATTATCAGATGCTGCAAGTAACAAAGTCTCCAACTGGCAGAATGTCAGCTCCTTTAATTATTGAAAATATAGCAAGCAGACCATATATCCGTATGGTATAA
- a CDS encoding LuxR C-terminal-related transcriptional regulator: protein MIESNTLQFLSDLQKVYSEMTGLSITIIDGTGKKILPAEIAPDLGPIIDQHMDIDPNYMDKIIKFAKLDTAFVYDIAVDGVKIIVSSFQLNHSYKPYYILGGIVVEAGTQAETIKNVQASSVPDAVKTRVINFINKRGGLTPAAINKTLKTMSVMGNNVKYLLSLQAGADRIVRNLPALQLSHSPSVLTVDQLLTEFKKQTDVLDLICYAPKVSNNEYEVSNAVGEFADKILGLKFKNGEGFMGFAGVSPDPQTWKEIERDPRTSVFLDLGLGVPSEIWCNPIRLHETTDGILFIVNFAKRPASQISSLINNMVTSVLTAKLKTTLIIEGFMKQKQRLVGLVEVSNFLKQSMDVKSVLYALVDISLNLVSKPKSSTIFFTGEPVKKKVKIISRGTTAYDTENYVKEASKRLFLAGKDKVELTGSVKKLPNNDYLYEYPISFNNEIYGALAVQFSDSYDIEDCCQLLSTLVIMGSMLLNNLLNKKRDNSFADEMAIMLHSSLEIKDVCAFEKINEMNKAVTGFVAANPSIAEISDILNRAILVSAFEPDLLLKSPYLTEESEIVRQYREIASKSIREEAKYSKEAQILAIAQNYIGNDNWYKVMERNKGIDKELLDMFKHHVDTKAIFDIDLTIEFEEEEQLQPTQAPIIESIAKEYGLTNREKDIFEYIIQAYSNKDIAKILFISEHTVKNHITNIFNKLGVSDRMQAVSLVLKNRIN, encoded by the coding sequence ATGATTGAAAGTAATACTTTACAGTTTTTATCAGACTTGCAGAAAGTATACTCTGAGATGACTGGGCTATCCATTACCATAATCGACGGAACAGGCAAGAAAATTCTGCCTGCTGAAATAGCCCCTGATTTAGGACCTATCATTGATCAGCACATGGATATAGATCCAAATTATATGGATAAGATTATAAAGTTTGCAAAGCTAGATACAGCTTTTGTTTACGACATTGCGGTCGACGGCGTCAAAATCATTGTTTCATCCTTTCAGTTAAACCATTCTTACAAGCCTTATTATATACTCGGTGGAATCGTAGTAGAGGCTGGTACACAAGCTGAAACAATTAAAAATGTTCAAGCTTCTTCCGTTCCAGATGCTGTGAAAACACGAGTTATTAATTTTATTAATAAAAGAGGCGGGTTAACACCTGCTGCTATTAATAAAACATTAAAAACGATGTCTGTTATGGGCAACAATGTAAAATATTTATTATCGTTACAGGCGGGAGCAGATAGAATTGTCCGCAATTTACCAGCATTACAGCTATCTCATTCGCCTTCTGTACTAACAGTTGACCAATTGCTAACTGAATTCAAAAAACAAACAGATGTTTTAGATTTGATTTGTTATGCACCAAAGGTTTCTAATAATGAGTATGAAGTAAGCAATGCTGTCGGAGAATTTGCAGACAAGATCTTAGGATTAAAGTTTAAAAATGGCGAAGGATTTATGGGATTTGCCGGTGTTTCTCCTGACCCTCAAACTTGGAAAGAGATTGAGAGAGATCCACGAACTTCCGTTTTTCTGGATTTAGGTTTAGGGGTGCCTTCTGAAATATGGTGCAACCCGATTAGGTTACACGAAACTACAGATGGAATTCTGTTTATTGTTAACTTTGCCAAAAGACCTGCAAGCCAAATCTCTTCATTAATTAATAATATGGTAACATCTGTTCTAACAGCAAAGTTAAAGACCACGTTAATAATAGAAGGGTTTATGAAGCAAAAGCAGCGGTTAGTAGGACTGGTGGAAGTATCGAATTTTTTAAAGCAGTCTATGGATGTTAAAAGCGTTCTATATGCATTAGTTGATATTAGTCTTAACTTAGTATCTAAACCAAAATCCTCTACTATTTTCTTCACAGGTGAACCAGTGAAGAAAAAGGTGAAAATAATATCTCGTGGTACTACAGCTTATGATACGGAAAATTACGTAAAGGAAGCATCTAAACGATTATTCCTTGCAGGAAAAGACAAAGTAGAACTAACAGGCAGTGTGAAAAAGCTACCTAATAACGATTATTTATATGAGTATCCGATTAGCTTTAACAATGAGATATATGGAGCATTAGCTGTTCAATTTTCAGATAGCTATGATATCGAAGATTGTTGCCAGCTATTGTCCACACTTGTAATTATGGGCAGTATGCTTTTGAACAATCTTCTCAATAAAAAACGCGATAATAGTTTTGCAGACGAAATGGCTATTATGCTGCATTCGTCACTTGAAATAAAAGATGTTTGTGCCTTTGAAAAAATAAATGAAATGAACAAAGCTGTGACAGGATTTGTAGCTGCAAATCCAAGCATTGCTGAAATCTCTGATATTTTGAATAGAGCAATACTTGTTTCTGCCTTTGAGCCTGATTTACTACTAAAAAGTCCTTATCTTACAGAGGAATCGGAAATAGTTAGGCAATATAGAGAGATTGCTTCAAAGTCGATTAGAGAAGAGGCGAAATACAGTAAGGAAGCTCAAATACTAGCAATTGCCCAAAATTATATTGGGAATGATAATTGGTATAAAGTGATGGAGCGTAATAAAGGGATTGATAAAGAGTTATTAGATATGTTTAAGCATCATGTTGATACAAAAGCTATTTTTGATATTGATTTAACAATTGAGTTTGAGGAAGAAGAACAGTTACAGCCAACTCAAGCACCAATCATCGAATCAATAGCAAAAGAGTATGGGTTAACAAATAGAGAAAAAGACATCTTTGAATATATTATACAGGCATACAGCAACAAGGATATCGCAAAAATCCTCTTTATAAGTGAACACACCGTCAAAAACCATATTACGAATATATTTAACAAGCTTGGAGTTTCTGATCGGATGCAAGCTGTTTCTTTAGTTTTAAAGAATAGGATTAACTGA
- a CDS encoding Fn3-like domain-containing protein → MNKLLNLSKATKLSMLILTGAAFTTVVTIDNVSESTAYFTANTSTAGDKLGTGKLQIELAEGESVGSQFVISDLVPGDYVERDVTVKNTGNVAFDYKVSVLKGTNTSPLWSDVANGLQIQINNGTMSSVNNFVQNNVVTIPAGGTSTMKVKIMLPATADNTFQNQTQDLKLTFTATSKEGAKR, encoded by the coding sequence ATGAATAAACTATTAAATCTAAGTAAAGCAACTAAATTAAGCATGCTCATTTTAACTGGAGCAGCTTTCACTACTGTAGTTACAATTGATAATGTATCTGAATCAACTGCCTATTTCACGGCTAATACTTCAACTGCTGGAGATAAATTAGGAACTGGGAAGCTCCAAATTGAGTTAGCAGAAGGTGAAAGTGTTGGAAGTCAATTCGTTATCAGTGATTTAGTACCAGGCGATTATGTAGAACGTGATGTAACAGTTAAAAACACAGGAAATGTAGCATTTGATTATAAAGTTTCTGTATTAAAAGGTACTAATACAAGTCCATTATGGTCTGATGTCGCAAACGGCCTGCAAATTCAAATTAACAATGGAACGATGAGTTCTGTAAATAATTTTGTGCAAAATAATGTTGTGACAATTCCTGCGGGAGGCACTTCAACAATGAAAGTGAAAATTATGTTGCCTGCAACTGCTGATAATACATTTCAAAATCAAACGCAAGACTTAAAACTAACATTTACAGCAACATCCAAGGAAGGAGCTAAACGATAA
- a CDS encoding signal peptidase I — MNRKLFIAVICSFILVAGLGISYLLGYRSTIVIHDSMEPTIPKWSLVVLKTKNLHPEKYDIIQFHVSDHYTPVVHRIVEADVKDGTFKTQGDANPIEDAQALTVKQINGVYVMHIPVLGKLLFWIQQYKMILMAGMVIFMFTLGLSLLKKEKVIPNEA; from the coding sequence ATGAATCGGAAGTTATTCATAGCCGTTATCTGCAGTTTTATATTAGTAGCGGGACTCGGAATTTCTTACCTGTTAGGGTACCGTTCTACCATTGTTATTCATGATTCCATGGAACCGACTATTCCGAAATGGTCGCTTGTCGTATTAAAAACGAAAAACCTTCACCCTGAAAAATACGATATTATCCAATTTCATGTGTCTGATCATTATACTCCTGTAGTTCACAGAATTGTCGAAGCTGACGTGAAAGACGGCACATTTAAAACACAGGGCGATGCCAACCCTATCGAAGATGCACAAGCCTTGACTGTTAAGCAAATAAATGGTGTATATGTTATGCACATTCCAGTACTAGGTAAATTATTGTTTTGGATTCAACAATATAAAATGATCTTAATGGCAGGGATGGTAATTTTCATGTTCACATTGGGGCTCTCACTTTTAAAAAAAGAAAAAGTGATTCCAAATGAAGCTTAG
- a CDS encoding HD-GYP domain-containing protein: MGINNYAYEQNSVHDWIITYKRNSEKQLIDYLTEVCEIQDSDIMEHLTNVQELTRLLTEAYNNKNNRMLDDNFLESIIQLSILHDIGKSRIPEKIVNKPGRLNEFERKIIEMHPLLGVAILKEKTANIHYSSLDLNVAERIILYHHEKWDGTGYPYKIKGNDIPLEARIVAIVDVYDALTAERPYKRAWSNREARQYILEQRGKHFDPNLVDLLLEII; encoded by the coding sequence ATGGGAATAAACAACTATGCTTATGAGCAGAACTCTGTCCACGATTGGATAATAACTTATAAAAGGAATTCAGAAAAACAGCTTATTGATTACTTAACGGAAGTTTGTGAAATTCAAGACAGTGATATCATGGAGCATTTAACAAATGTACAAGAATTAACAAGACTTCTTACTGAGGCTTACAATAATAAAAATAACAGGATGTTGGATGATAATTTTTTGGAAAGTATTATTCAACTTAGTATTCTTCATGACATTGGAAAATCTCGTATACCTGAAAAAATAGTAAACAAGCCTGGCAGATTAAATGAATTTGAACGAAAAATTATTGAAATGCATCCTTTATTAGGTGTGGCTATACTGAAGGAGAAAACGGCTAATATTCATTATAGTTCTCTAGACCTTAATGTTGCTGAAAGGATAATCTTATATCATCATGAAAAATGGGATGGTACTGGCTATCCATATAAAATAAAGGGTAATGATATTCCATTAGAGGCTAGAATTGTGGCAATTGTAGATGTTTACGATGCTTTGACAGCTGAGCGACCATACAAAAGGGCATGGAGTAATAGGGAAGCACGTCAATATATTCTCGAACAAAGAGGGAAGCACTTTGATCCTAATCTAGTAGATTTGCTGTTAGAGATCATCTAA